The segment GGCATCAACGTAAATAACGTAGGAGCCGGGGACAGAGTAGGTGTGTTTGACATTTTTACCTAACGCTGTTGTTCCATCGCCAAAGTGCCAAAGATACTTTACTATTTCTCCATCCGGATCAATAGATCCTGCGGCGCTGAAAGAGACAGCTTCACCTAAATCAGCTGAAGTAGAGTAGCCTATTGAAGCGACCACTGGGACCTTATTGTCCGGTAAATCACTTTTTCCACTGGTTTTTGCACTAGGTCTTGCACCAGGTTTAGGTTTCGCTTTAGGAGCAGGTTTTGGATCGGCTTTTGCTTTGGTTTTTGGACTAGCTTCAGGAACGGGTACTGGAATGAATTTTGGACTAGTTTTAGGAGCAGGTCTTGGACTTGATTTAGCTTTAGGTCGTGGACTTGCTTTAGGAGTGGTTGTAGTAGCGGGTTTTTGAGAACTACTGAAGTAGATCAGACCCGCGATAACCACTACAAGTACAACGGCTGCAATAATTAAAGTTTGATTTTGCGAACTTGCTTTTCTTGATTGCATTTTTATTTATTCCTTTGTTGTATATACCCCGTTCTGATAGTTTTAAATAAGTTTATGTTTGAAAGTCTTCTTTTTTCATATTTTGTCTAAAAAAGGAACGATTTTCTCCCTTATTTGATTACAATTATTTCAAAGATTTCTATGAAATTGATCCAAAAATACATGAAAATGCGCTTCATTCATGCAATAAAATGGGAAGAGGTTTTCTACCTCATTTTTTTATTTCCTTTGAAACAGGCTTTTTGAATCTGCTCGGGTTGAAACTGTCGAGCAATGGGTCCCACTCATCATTCATAATATAGTTGGTGAGAATCCTGCCTGTATCAGGGGCCAAGATTACGCCATTGCCACTCATGCCCGTAGCAATTAGGAAACCTTCTACATCTGATTCACCGACTATGGGGAGTTTGTCAAGAGTCACCGATCTATAGCCCAGCCAGTCGTTCACGAGTTCAGCATCAAGAAGTTTAGGTACACTCTCTGCTAATCGGTCTGTGAGGAAGTCGAAAAAGTATTCCTCTGTACCCCCACTGAGGGATAGTTCATCAGGATCCCAGATCCCAGTCTCAATGGCTTTCCCATAGTCCATAGCCATATGGCTTTTGCAGACAAAAACTGCTCGACCCTCTGACCGTGCATACCAATTAGGATATTTGAGTATTGGGAACTCGTAGTCTAGTGGCTCAGTGGTCTTTAAGATAAACACTTCTGCCTTGGTATGAACCAAAGGTAGATCTATACCCGCCAGTGCACCTACCTTATTGGACCAAGGTCCAGCCGCACAGACCACGGTATCAAATTCGTAATCTCCTTTCGAAGACTGTATCCCAGTTACCACACCGTCTTTTGTCTGTATCCCATTCACATTTGCGTGCGTGATGAATTTAGCTCCTTGCTCCCTTGCCCATCGTGCATAGATAAGTGAGGCAGCCGTTGGGTTATTGTAACCATCATCTGGAGTCCAAGCTCCACCGAGTAGTCCCTCAGAGTTCAAGTCTGGGAGATATTTTACGAGTCCCTCTGGATCCTCGATAAACTTGGCGTTGAATCCAGCTAGCTGACTCGCCTCAACGTGCAGCTTCGCCCTTTTCATTTCTGCCTTAGTAGGGCTTACTACGAGTGTCCCCGATTTAATAAACTCGCTTTCCCCGTGGGTGTCATCATTCATTTTCTTATATGTATTTAGGCATGTGACTCTCTGCTTGAAGAACTCATAGGGCAGTGAGTCATCGATAAGGCATAAAGTCCCAGCGGATTTTGCTGTTGTACCCGAGCCAATCTGGTTCTTTTCGAAGACAATAACATCAACATCATCACATTTCGTGAGATGATAGGCGAGGGCAGTACCGATGATCCCAGCACCAATAATACCGATCCGTTTCAAATCATTTTCACCTTAGATTATACAGCATGGATAACCCATTCAAATTGTTAAAAGGTTTCTTAAAAAAAATAATGATTCGGTTTAAACTACTTCAAAGGAAAAATAATGTTCATAGAGAAGAAAAGGACCTTGCCTGTGCATGAAATTATAGCTCGCTTAAAATTATTCTAGGAAGTATGTTGGACTACTCGTTTTCTTCCAAGATCGGTAATACCCCATATACCCCACTTCGGACTGTTCATTTCTCCCTTTTTGATTAAAACAAACCTTACCCATTGAATTCTATTTTCCCATTTATTTGAAGTGGATACTCTTATTTTCAATTCTTCTTCTGAAATTTCGGGAAAACAATCAGTGATTAATGGATAATCATCCATGTTTCTAATTTTATTTGTTAATACTTCTATGGCTTTTTTATCTATATCAAATCCCCATATATAATCACTAATATTTTTATTTTTTAACTTATTATTGTTTTGTCTAAACCATGAATACATTCTTGTTATGAAATTTCCTGTTCCACAAGAAGGATCTAAAACATATTCTATATTGTCATCAACACACAAACTTATTATTAAATCAACAAGATACCTAGGCGTATAATATTTACCTAAAATATATTTCTCATTTTGTTCAGCCATAATCTTTTCCATTGATAATTAATACTTTATTATATATAAAAAAAGATAGATGAATTCAGGACACAATCTGGTTCAATACGCGTGGAGCAACAATGAATACTTTGGCTATCAGCGAATCCGGGAAAGCTGGAATCGAGCCTAAGGATCAATCATGAGCACAGCCGGAAAATGGTTTCAGTAAAAAGGTCAGAAAAACCATAATCGCGGAAATCCGCAGATATATCAAGAGCAGAAATTTCTCAGTCCCGGCTCCTGAGGAATAAAATTTTTTATTTTTTTCTAAGATGATTAAAATGGTTAATAATGAGGGGTCAGAAGAGTTCAAGATTCTTGAGGCTCAGATCTCAGAGCTAAAAGAAGTCGAGAATTGTATTTGAGGATTCAGGCAAAATCTCGAAGGTGAGGCTCGGAAAATCAGATTCGCAAACAAGATCTTGGAGGATCTATATTGTCCGAAGTGGTCGATATTTTTGGGCAGATTTTCGGGATGTTCTCCAATTTCATTATGAATCTCCTGAATGTCCTTGGAGGGAATCTGTCGCCCGTGACCAGAGAAGCGTTGACTGGTTTTTTTCTATTATGTCTGGCTCTTCGTCTGCTAAACGGGGGTCAACAAAAAATCAAACTGGTGGCGAGAAGGTTACAGCGAAAAGACGAGGATGACGACGAAGACGAGGAATATGAATATGTCAGAGTGAGGCGACAATGAGTTCTAATTTTCGATATATGTGTGGTAAATGTGGAACGGAGTTTATAGCCAGCTATCAGCCGTCAAAGAATCCCCGTTGTGTACTCTGTCGTCAAGACCCAGGAACGAAGAAACTCAAAGAACTCGAATCAGAAAAACGTCGTCATATGTTCCTGTTGGGTTAAAGGTGAAAATCCATGAGTGATTTTTACGATGATATTGAACGACGAGCACTAGAAGATGAGAAAATTACTCTCCAGAATCGGGCCAGATTTCAGGAAAAGAAAACCCAGTGGCTGACCACAATTTGTCCCGGTTGTTCGCGGAAAGTAGAATACGCTTTGAAAGAGGGAGTGGTCTTTGACGGAAATTTAAAATGCGGGCATTGTGGAAAATCTTTTCATCTGAGTCGATTGTCTGATTTCATGGGGGAGAAGTAATGATAAATCGAATATTATGATGTTAGAAAGAGATTATCAAGATTATAATAAGATTATAACGAGATTATAATGAGACAATAAGGGAAGTTTTATAAGGATACGGTTGTTCCCTTTCGAATAGGAGATTATAAAATAATGATCCCTGAAACTAGAAATAACCACTATCATCCCACGCATTTTTTTGCGTATGCGTCGAGCGCCCGGAAGGGCGTAGGCATTACAAGAGGAGGGGGTGGTTGAGCGGGAGGCGTGAGCTGGGATAGTGAGGTATTGGGATTGTTATCACACCGATAAATACTCTGAGAGAACAGACAGAAGGGGTTTTTCTTTGGGACGGTGTGTGATTCTTAGAAAGTGATTCAAACTTGAGAAGGACAGGGATGACGAAGATTTCACAGATGTTTCAATCGATGACCTATTTGTGAGCGGAGAGGCGATGTGAAGTGACAGACCAGATTTGGATGATGGGAGAGGAGCTTAAGGCGAGTGTTGAAATTTTCGATCTGATAGCTAAGAATAGAAACATGTTAGGTTGGGACAGGATTATCGCAATGGTTATATAAGAATTCATAAAATCTTTTGGAGGTAGCAATTATAAAAATCGAAATAGGTATGAGCTTCGTTCGGAGATCTCAGCCGTTGGGGTCTGTTTCAGAGATTCGCCTGAGGACTATATTCAAAACATGGTCGAATCTAGTGGAGGTCATATCTGTCTAATTCTGGTTCAGTTGCCGAATGATGACGCTTACCAAGAAGTTCATTATCCAATGGAGACGGCAGGCATCAATGAGGATTGGGAGCTTTGTCATGTGATAAGAGGGATTCATGGGTAGTGAGTCAGGTTAACGCCTCCTCTTTTCTTTTATTTTAAAAAAATAAATTTTTCTAATTCACAGAAAATAACCCTTTATTCATTTCTGAAAAAAGGGTACAATAGATGTAGAACGAAAAGACCTTATCTCTGAGAACTGGCGTGCCTTATCATTGACTGTAATGCTTTATATGCTTCTAGGAATGGACCCTCAAATTTAAGGGTCAGTCCATCAACCCTCTTTGAAAAGGGAGTCATTTCTGCTGCGTCTGCCATCCCTGTATGTTGGAACTCTATCTCAATCGTGGTAGGTTCCTTTATCTCGAATGGTTTGAAATCCTTAATCCGCTTCACAGCCCTATTTGCGCTTTCCTCTAGGAGTTTAGATGAAATTGTAGGGGGTAAGAGTATAGCGGATGTCCGCCCTAGGCCTTTTTTGACCTCCACTGTCTCAATGTCCCCAAAATGTGCTTTACTCTCCTCTACTGCTTTGTTACACCCGCTAAGGAAGGCTATTGGGACTCCAAAGTGTCCCGCAATTGCTGCGTTTATGCCGATTTCCCCCATAGGTACCCCATTTACCCGGAGGACATTTATGGGCGGCAGGAAGGTGTGCTCTATGACGCCCCGATGGGTCCCTCTCATCGGATGCAAACCAACGAGAAATATTGCATCACAGCTCTGATAGACCTCAGACATAACAGAGACGGGCCGACTCGCAGATCTCCCATTCAGGTACCTGATTTCCTCTTCAAGTTTTTCGAAAATCAGGTTTTGACCCCATCCCGCGTGGGAGTCAATAAGATAGACCTCATCTACCCCCGCCTTGACGGCTCCCCGAGCGACTGCATTAATATCGCCTGTGGAGAGGACTCTACTCTGCTCGTAGAACCGCTCGGATCTCCCTGTCTGCTCTGTCTCTAATACTACTCCCGTTACTCCCTCTAAGTCAAAATTTATGATTATCCGCAATTTGTTTCATTCCACGAATATATCAACACGGGGCATGTTTGCTATATCTAATTTCCGACCTAATTAAATGCAAATTCCAAGATATTCTTTAGCATATTTTAAACTAAAACAATGAAGGCTCAAATACCTTGGGATAATAAATATTGTTGGAGACCTATCTTGGTAATCATTGATGCTCATTGCCATCTATCCCCGAGAAGGAGTAAAGCATCCTCATTGGTCGAGAGCATGGATCCTGCAGGAATAGACATGGCCTGTGTCTTCGGAAACGACAATGAGTTCGTGGCCGAAGCTGCAAAAAACTTCCCGGACAGATTTATCCCCTTCGTCTACTTTGATCCCAGGTATGAGGAGATCGGCGTGGAGACAGTGGAAAAATATGCAATAGAGTATGGCTGGAAAGGAGTCAAAGTTGGACATCAGCATGCGGTTGCCCGCTTCATGTATCCAATGATGGAAAAGGCGGAGGAGCATAAAATGATAGTGGTGATTCACTCGGACCACAGCATAAGGAACCACCCTTACGTCATTGGGGATATCGCGAATAGCTTCCCTAAAGTCCCAACTGTTATTCTTCACATGGGTGGGGGTACATGCTTCGACTCAGAGCTTTTGAGTACAAAAATAGCCCAGAAAAACGAAAATATTTACTTGGAAACCTGCTACTCCAATCCCTTCGCCATCAAACAGGCTGTGGAAACGCTGGGCTCTGAACGAATCATGTTTGGTTCAGATGAATCCAACGGGGGATACGGGAGCAGATTTGAAAAGCCAGGTCAGTACCAGGACCTAATGCTCGATGCTGTCAGGGTTATAGGACTCCAAAAAGATCAGGAAGAAGCAGTTCTCGGAGGCACAGCGGCTAAGCTTCTCGGGATTGACAGGTAATGATAATTGATATCCACTCCCACCTAGGGCATCATCCGCTCCAGGACTTCAAGCAGGGACTAGAGGAGATCCTGAGAGACATGGAGACATATGGGATATCTAGAAGTTTCCTCCTCCCGTTTCCTTCTATGAAGATCAAAATTGTCAACGACACTGTGGCCTCCTCAGTGAAAGAACACCCTGAAAAACTAACTGGCTTCTCCGTTCTTAATCCGACGGCAGATGATGCCTTAGAGGAAGTTGAGAGAATTGTGAGTCTAGGATTAAAGGGGGTGATGCTAGATCCTGAGTTCCACAGCGTCTTCCGTCATCAGGCAAAGGTGGAAGAGCTCATGGTACCGTGTATGGACAATAATCTCCCAGTTCTATTCAATACACCAAACATCGAAGTGGGAGAAGGAGCAAGGATGGGCCGAGAGCCTTATTACAATGGACTTAAGAACCTTGCTTTCAAATTTCCCGATGTCAGGTTTGTAGTGAGTCCTTATTGGCCTCGGATAAAGGTACTAATGATAAAGTATTCCAACATATTCATCGATAGTGGAGGCAGGAATGGTATATCGGGGGCAGTCAGACTCATGACGGACATCGGACCCACCAGGGTCTGCTTTGGCTCTGAGTCACCCCAAAACCACCCAGGCCTTGGGGTTAAGGCTATCAGGACCATGAAGATGCCCCCAGTTTACAGAGACCTGTTGCTGGGTAGAAACGCGAAAAGAATCTTTGGAGACATTTTTTAATATAAATGAGGACCATGAGCCCTCCCTTGATATTTTCCAAGTTTGATCCTTAGATATCCTGATTAGATTTCAGTTCTACTATTTTAGCGTACATCTCTGGTCTTCGCTCCTTGACGTAGACTCTGCGTCTCCTCCAATTTTTGTCGTCCTCCAAGTCGATTGTGGCGGTTATTACGCATTCCTCGAATCCAGCTTGAGCCAGCACCTTTCCATTAGGGTTCACAATCATGCTGTTCCCAAAATACTCTTTTCCGCTCTCCTTACCCCCTCTATTTACGAAGACACCAAAAACTCCACTGTCATACGCCCTAGCCCTGTTCACCATAACCCATCTATCGGGATATTGGGCCTTATCCCTCGGGAAGATCACTGAGGGGACCACTACTATCTCTGCCCCTTTGAGAGATAGGACCCTAAATGGCTCCGGAAACTCTCGGTCATAGCAGATTAGTGTCCCTATCTTCCCAATTTCTGTCTGGTAGACGCTGTAGTCTGATCCAGGAGAGAAGTAGAATTTCTCCTCAGGTCTAGGAGGGACATGCGTTTTTCGATATTTCCCAATTATTAACCCATCGGGACCAATAAGAGGAGCCGTGTTGTAAAATTTTCCTGATGTCTGTTTCTCAAAAATGGGGGCAACAATGTATACATGGTATTTCTTTGCGATGTCCCCAATGGCCTTAGTGGTGGGCCCGGGGATGGTCTCAGCCATCTCAAAGAAATTAGGGTTTCGATCCTTAAAGATGTAGAACCCCATGGTAAATAGTTCAGGCAGCACCATGAGGTTCGCCCCTTTATCTACCGCTGTCTCGATTAGATCAATTGCCCTTTCGATATTTGCATCTTTATCAAACGGAGCGCAGTTCATCTGAATTGCAGCTAGTGTAAGATTACATTTATCCATTTTTGATATCCTGCAACTAGGATAACAAGGAAATATAAAAAAGCATAAGCGCACTCAGGTGTCTATGAGAGGATATTTTTTCCTCAAGCTCACTCTTGTCTCTGAAAATATAGATCCAAAAGCGTCTCTCGAGCACCAAGAAACCTCTCTTGATGCTCTTTGACTATTGAGGTGAGGTTGTCAAGGATATACTGTTCCGAAGTATCTGTACCCTCATTGTGATCGCAAAGTGCACCTACAATCCAATACTGAAACTCTGGGTGAGGCCAGTCAAGCGTAATCGATGATAGACCCTGCTCTCTGAATAAGGCTGTCATATGAGCCTCTGTGTACATTACAAAGCCCGGGTATACCCATTTGTCTCCTGTATAGTTGAATTTGCCTTTTGCATATGTGGCGACGAAAAGGGAAGTTGGGCTCATTACTTTCCTTGCTTCTGAAAGACATCTGCGGATATGATGCTGTGAGGCGTGGGAGAAAATGGAGTGTGCTAAAATATAATCAAATTTTCTTCCAAATACAGACA is part of the Candidatus Bathyarchaeota archaeon genome and harbors:
- a CDS encoding class I SAM-dependent methyltransferase — its product is MNVGTRECEQDYKGFVGTLAKYDLISANQFNLLTFLNLRENHYFLDIGCGSLRAGKLFIPFLLPGRYYGIEPKQWLIDEGIRNELGEDIIKVKKPVFNNDDNFTLSVFGRKFDYILAHSIFSHASQHHIRRCLSEARKVMSPTSLFVATYAKGKFNYTGDKWVYPGFVMYTEAHMTALFREQGLSSITLDWPHPEFQYWIVGALCDHNEGTDTSEQYILDNLTSIVKEHQERFLGARETLLDLYFQRQE
- a CDS encoding amidohydrolase family protein, whose amino-acid sequence is MIIDIHSHLGHHPLQDFKQGLEEILRDMETYGISRSFLLPFPSMKIKIVNDTVASSVKEHPEKLTGFSVLNPTADDALEEVERIVSLGLKGVMLDPEFHSVFRHQAKVEELMVPCMDNNLPVLFNTPNIEVGEGARMGREPYYNGLKNLAFKFPDVRFVVSPYWPRIKVLMIKYSNIFIDSGGRNGISGAVRLMTDIGPTRVCFGSESPQNHPGLGVKAIRTMKMPPVYRDLLLGRNAKRIFGDIF
- a CDS encoding M55 family metallopeptidase — translated: MRIIINFDLEGVTGVVLETEQTGRSERFYEQSRVLSTGDINAVARGAVKAGVDEVYLIDSHAGWGQNLIFEKLEEEIRYLNGRSASRPVSVMSEVYQSCDAIFLVGLHPMRGTHRGVIEHTFLPPINVLRVNGVPMGEIGINAAIAGHFGVPIAFLSGCNKAVEESKAHFGDIETVEVKKGLGRTSAILLPPTISSKLLEESANRAVKRIKDFKPFEIKEPTTIEIEFQHTGMADAAEMTPFSKRVDGLTLKFEGPFLEAYKALQSMIRHASSQR
- a CDS encoding FAD-dependent oxidoreductase; amino-acid sequence: MKRIGIIGAGIIGTALAYHLTKCDDVDVIVFEKNQIGSGTTAKSAGTLCLIDDSLPYEFFKQRVTCLNTYKKMNDDTHGESEFIKSGTLVVSPTKAEMKRAKLHVEASQLAGFNAKFIEDPEGLVKYLPDLNSEGLLGGAWTPDDGYNNPTAASLIYARWAREQGAKFITHANVNGIQTKDGVVTGIQSSKGDYEFDTVVCAAGPWSNKVGALAGIDLPLVHTKAEVFILKTTEPLDYEFPILKYPNWYARSEGRAVFVCKSHMAMDYGKAIETGIWDPDELSLSGGTEEYFFDFLTDRLAESVPKLLDAELVNDWLGYRSVTLDKLPIVGESDVEGFLIATGMSGNGVILAPDTGRILTNYIMNDEWDPLLDSFNPSRFKKPVSKEIKK
- a CDS encoding winged helix-turn-helix domain-containing protein, which produces MEKIMAEQNEKYILGKYYTPRYLVDLIISLCVDDNIEYVLDPSCGTGNFITRMYSWFRQNNNKLKNKNISDYIWGFDIDKKAIEVLTNKIRNMDDYPLITDCFPEISEEELKIRVSTSNKWENRIQWVRFVLIKKGEMNSPKWGIWGITDLGRKRVVQHTS
- a CDS encoding amidohydrolase family protein; this translates as MVIIDAHCHLSPRRSKASSLVESMDPAGIDMACVFGNDNEFVAEAAKNFPDRFIPFVYFDPRYEEIGVETVEKYAIEYGWKGVKVGHQHAVARFMYPMMEKAEEHKMIVVIHSDHSIRNHPYVIGDIANSFPKVPTVILHMGGGTCFDSELLSTKIAQKNENIYLETCYSNPFAIKQAVETLGSERIMFGSDESNGGYGSRFEKPGQYQDLMLDAVRVIGLQKDQEEAVLGGTAAKLLGIDR
- a CDS encoding carbon-nitrogen hydrolase family protein encodes the protein MDKCNLTLAAIQMNCAPFDKDANIERAIDLIETAVDKGANLMVLPELFTMGFYIFKDRNPNFFEMAETIPGPTTKAIGDIAKKYHVYIVAPIFEKQTSGKFYNTAPLIGPDGLIIGKYRKTHVPPRPEEKFYFSPGSDYSVYQTEIGKIGTLICYDREFPEPFRVLSLKGAEIVVVPSVIFPRDKAQYPDRWVMVNRARAYDSGVFGVFVNRGGKESGKEYFGNSMIVNPNGKVLAQAGFEECVITATIDLEDDKNWRRRRVYVKERRPEMYAKIVELKSNQDI